The proteins below come from a single Sorghum bicolor cultivar BTx623 chromosome 4, Sorghum_bicolor_NCBIv3, whole genome shotgun sequence genomic window:
- the LOC8085181 gene encoding uncharacterized protein LOC8085181 isoform X3, with protein sequence MADNGSAKGGSSAYIMNPENFSKRLKVFYDHWNEHNSDLWSCSDAIVIGTPALDDPPHLKSIALEIWLLGYDFPETIIVFMKNQIHVLCSKKKANLIGTLKKAANEAVGADIVLHVKTKNSDGSDLMDDIVRAAQAQSKSDKPVVGHIAKEVDGGKLLETWAAKLSSFGIQPADVTIGFSDLFAVKDTTEVTCVKKAAYLTSSVLKNFVVPKLEKVVDEEKKVSHSSLMFDTMKSILHPHLVKVKLEPDDVEICYPPVFQSGGKFDLKPGASSNDEYLYYDSASVIICALGSKYSSYCSNVARTYLIDATPMQRKAYETLLKAHEAAVEQVKPGNQMSAVYQAAVAVVKRDAPELLHNLTESAGNGIGLEFRESGLDLNANNDGRVKQGMVFNVSLGFHNIQVETTTAEKTKQYSLLLADTVLVNERGPEILTAPCSKAVKDVAYDFSKDAVKIERMKKIMNMKENIRNICIFAPGQANIVKALSSEPTLLAPEMMSDAIATGEEPVALYYRLGKGPRDTFLVNVIHCPEVTDSSMEFNASLSIVDGAFVKVDLNEGLTLQCENFIRQALYESVIPVLCIDVPDISGVLKDLKEGEQVAEAYEEEFYCKLSKLIKEANDIGNKYENKLLDDVTFDPRKANVCFSSSSSGWAFTLDDFARFWSQKLGVDYSLLLERSWGDNFYDPESNKWSTVHTETSKRGFSYYCTSFIMTICQRCLKGDLGNLEALCFGDTVKVQQQFVGKVGIPLYKDFIKKFLPAGRTFSRMIIWKLPSVQRAQQYRFDHLYSGPINDECARAISKCDSKGPLMLYISKIVTDAKTHEPIAIVRVYSGTVLAGTIVNILSPAAEENDAVRQSVKIDPIMWIGKRQQQVKTVHCGNVIGLRGIHQLAEVGCTLIPQNLKTTFRIRPISFYLTNNMQINDVTLGSTCENQMNPSNGTPFSLPYAVYSGLFSHQREGMFWFWRLHCNNTGGILADDMGLGKSRQVSAFLRGLFNSNLISKAIIVAPLSVIYNWKPELTKVGLQSKMFTEGNSKIHLAALENVGKEGGIVLTTYETIRDHKQKISDRLGTVDYIFADEGHRIKNKYAGVSKALKKIKCDHRIVVTGTPIQNNLMEFYTLMKLCNPTLLGKKKEFKENFLLPIDRGKFKGSTPSARQQSIECSEELNKLVSPFVLRRSKMTLKDSGRIKANKYEVIVWVKLSAHQANLYKALMGDRKPRSRKHGGAFEISKVAKSLCLDPSIIGTTSAKNISEQFNSTLVKTITTTNREFTSSKLSFLLYFLPLLLNDKHKILVFSTSPEMLRVLEEALSAKINEEIIRMDGTTTCEDRVKLIDNFQRKDGPPLFLLTTKVGGVGINLTAASRVIIIDPSDNPCDDNQAVDRTYRIGQVRDVIVYRLVTCGTIEEHTYRQQTLKVETSNDVLEGKHCERKISEKQGRVLCVPVQGYDVSQTHLELVKMYGNTFESSSELKRDVDLVKKHRSIFDVFNQSAICLLPKDVPSCPQPPCRSDRVHSQYGVGLLPKEKGTQVMDCSGKTCSKPTASSKTVDDQDGDDD encoded by the exons ATGGCTGACAATGGTAGTGCCAAAGGGGGATCTAGTGCCTATATAATGAATCCAGAGAACTTCAGTAAGCGGCTGAAGGTATTCTATGACCATTGGAACGAGCACAATTCTGATCTTTGGAGTTGCTCAGATGCTATTGTCATTGGTACTCCAGCACTTGACGACCCTCCGCATTTGAAATCCATAGCCCTGGAGATTTGGTTACTTGGATATGACTTTCCAGAAACAATAATTGTCTTCATGAAGAATCAAATACATGTTTTATGCAGTAAGAAGAAAGCAAATCTTATCGGGACCCTTAAGAAAGCTGCAAATGAGGCTGTTGGTGCTGACATTGTGTTGCATGTGAAAACCAAGAATAGTGACGGTTCTGACTTGATGGATGACATAGTGCGGGCTGCTCAGGCTCAATCAAAATCAGACAAGCCAGTTGTTGGACACATTGCCAAAGAGGTTGATGGGGGTAAACTGCTTGAAACATGGGCAGCAAAGTTATCTTCGTTTGGCATACAACCTGCAGATGTAACAATTGGATTTTCTGACCTCTTTGCTGTGAAGGACACCACAGAGGTCACGTGTGTGAAGAAGGCTGCTTACTTAACTTCATCtgttctgaaaaattttgtggtTCCTAAGTTGGAGAAGGTTGTCGATGAGGAGAAGAAAGTCTCACACTCATCGTTGATGTTTGACACAATGAAGTCTATTCTTCATCCGCACTTGGTCAAGGTGAAACTGGAGCCTGATGATGTTGAGATATGCTACCCTCCAGTCTTTCAAAGTGGGGGTAAGTTTGATCTCAAGCCTGGTGCGTCTAGCAATGATGAATACTTGTATTATGATTCAGCAAGTGTTATCATCTGTGCACTGGGTTCCAAATACAGTAGCTATTGTTCAAATGTTGCCCGGACATATCTTATTGATGCTACCCCTATGCAGCGTAAAGCATATGAGACCCTTTTGAAAGCTCATGAAGCTGCTGTTGAACAAGTGAAACCAGGAAATCAGATGAGTGCAGTTTATCAAGCTGCTGTGGCAGTGGTTAAGAGGGATGCCCCTGAACTACTTCATAATCTAACAGAGTCGGCGGGAAATGGAATAGGCCTTGAATTCCGAGAATCTGGCCTAGATCTGAATGCCAATAATGATGGCAGGGTAAAACAGGGAATGGTTTTTAATGTCTCCCTTGGCTTTCATAACATCCAGGTAGAAACCACCACGGCTGAGAAGACAAAGCAGTATTCACTGTTGTTAGCTGATACAGTTTTAGTCAATGAAAGAGGACCAGAGATCTTAACAGCACCTTGCTCCAAGGCAGTCAAAGATGTCGCTTATGACTTCAGCAAAGATGCAGTTAAGATAGAGCGTATGAAAAAGATAATGAATATGAAAGAGAATATTAGAAACATTTGTATCTTTGCTCCAGGTCAAGCCAATATTGTGAAAGCACTATCATCTGAGCCTACACTTTTGGCTCCAGAAATGATGAGTGATGCAATTGCTACAGGAGAAGAACCTGTGGCACTATACTACAGACTGGGTAAAGGTCCCAGAGATACGTTTCTAGTGAATGTTATCCACTGTCCTGAAGTTACTGATTCATCAATGGAGTTTAATGCTTCACTCTCCATTGTAGATGGAGCATTTGTAAAAGTTGATTTAAATGAAGGGTTAACCCTCCAGTGTGAAAATTTTATTCGCCAAGCACTCTATGAAAGTGTAATACCCGTACTCTGTATTGATGTCCCTGATATATCAGGAGTTCTCAAAGATTTGAAAGAAGGTGAGCAAGTTGCTGAAGCTTATGAGGAAGAATTTTATTGCAAGTTATCAAAGCTTATAAAAGAAGCAAATGACATAGGGAATAAATATGAGAATAAGCTGCTTGATGATGTCACATTTGATCCCAGGAAAGCAAATGTATGTttctcttcctcttcttctggATGGGCATTTACCTTGGATGATTTTGCGAGATTTTGGTCACAAAAACTTGGTGTGGACTATTCTCTGTTGTTGGAAAGGTCATGGGGCGATAATTTCTATGATCCAGAAAGTAATAAATGGAGTACAGTGCACACCGAAACCTCTAAGCGAGGTTTTTCATACTATTGCACTAGCTTCATCATGACCATCTGTCAGCGCTGCCTCAAAGGTGACCTGGGGAATCTTGAAGCACTCTGCTTTGGTGATACAGTTAAAGTTCAACAACAATTTGTGGGAAAAGTGGGAATTCCTCTTTATAAGGATTTCATTAAGAAATTTCTACCAGCCGGTAGAACTTTTAGTAGAATGATCATTTGGAAGCTCCCGTCTGTGCAAAGAGCTCAACAGTACCGATTTGACCATCTGTACAGTGGGCCAATCAATGATGAATGTGCAAGAGCTATTAGTAAGTGCGACTCGAAAGGTCCGCTGATGCTATACATATCAAAGATTGTTACTGATGCTAAAACACATGAACCAATTGCCATTGTTCGTGTGTACTCTGGAACTGTTTTGGCTGGTACGATAGTCAATATCTTGAGTCCTGCAGCTGAAGAGAACGATGCGGTTAGACAGAGCGTTAAAATTGATCCAATTATGTGGATAGGAAAAAGACAGCAGCAGGTTAAAACTGTCCATTGCGGCAATGTTATTGGGCTGAGGGGGATTCATCAGCTTGCTGAAGTGGGTTGCACACTGATACCACAAAACTTGAAGACGACTTTTCGCATTAGACCAATCAGCTTTTATCTCACGAACAATATGCAAATAAACGATGTGACTTTAGGCTCAACATGTGAAAACCAAATGAACCCAAGTAATGGCACACCTTTTTCtctgccatatgcagtatatagTGGCCTCTTTTCTCACCAGCGCGAAGGTATGTTTTGGTTTTGGAGACTCCATTGTAACAATACAGGAGGTATCTTAGCAGATGATATGGGCCTCGGTAAAAGCCGTCAGGTCTCTGCTTTCCTACGGGGCCTATTCAATTCAAATTTGATTAGCAAGGCTATAATTGTTGCACCGCTAAGTGTTATATATAACTGGAAACCAGAGTTAACAAAAGTTGGTCTTCAAAGCAAAAT GTTCACTGAAGGTAACTCTAAAATCCATCTAGCTGCCCTAGAAAATGTTGGAAAG GAAGGTGGTATTGTTTTGACTACCTATGAGACTATCCGTGACCATAAGCAGAAAATATCAGATAGGCTTGGTACTGTAGACTACATCTTTGCTGATGAAGGTCAcagaataaaaaataaatatgcggGTGTTTCCAAAGCACTTAAGAAGATAAAATGTGACCACAGGATTGTGGTCACCGGGACACCCATTCAAAACAACTTAATG GAATTTTATACCTTAATGAAGTTGTGCAATCCAACATTGCTGGGCAAAAAGAAGGAATTTAAGGAGAATTTTTTATTACCTATCGATCGTGGAAAGTTCAAAGGATCAACTCCTAGTGCGAGACAACAATCCATTGAGTGTTCAGAG GAATTAAACAAATTGGTTTCTCCATTTGTTTTACGAAGAAGCAAAATGACTTTGAAGGATTCTGGGAGGATAAAGGCCAACAAGTATGAGGTGATTGTCTGGGTGAAACTAAGTGCTCATCAG GCTAACCTTTATAAGGCCCTCATGGGTGACCGCAAACCCAGGTCGAGGAAACATGGTGGAGCTTTCGAAATTTCAAAA GTGGCAAAAAGCCTTTGTTTGGATCCCAGTATCATTGGAACGACAAGTGCCAAGAATATTTCAGAACAATTTAATAGCACCTTAGTGAAGACAATCACCACAACAAATAGAGAGTTCACTTCAAGTAAATTGAGCTTTCTGCTATATTTCCTG CCCCTTCTCCTGAATGATAAACACAAAATTCTTGTGTTTTCGACCTCCCCAGAAATGCTACGAGTCCTTGAG GAAGCTTTATCTGCCAAAATTAATGAAGAGATTATAAGGATGGATGGGACCACGACTTGCGAAGACAGAGTCAAGCTTATTGAT AATTTTCAACGGAAGGATGGACCACCTCTATTCCTTCTTACTACGAAAGTAGGCGGAGTGGGAATTAACTTAACTGCAGCATCCCGGGTTATAATAATAGATCCTTCAGATAACCCATG TGATGATAATCAAGCGGTTGATAGAACATACAGGATCGGACAAGTAAGAGATGTTATTGTGTATCGCCTCGTCACATGTGGGACAATAGAAGAACATACATATAGGCAACAG ACTTTAAAAGTTGAAACTTCAAATGATGTTTTAGAAGGTAAACATTGTGAGCGAAAAATTTCTGAGAag CAAGGACGCGTTTTATGTGTCCCAGTCCAGGGTTATGATGTTTCACAAACGCATTTGGAACTGGTTAAAATGTATGGCAATACATTTGAAAG CTCCTCAGAGTTGAAGAGAGATGTTGATTTGGTTAAGAAGCATCGTTCTATCTTTGATGTATTTAACCAGAGTGCCATCTGTTTGTTACCAAAAGATGTGCCTTCTTGTCCACAGCCTCCATGTCGTTCAGATCGTGTACACAGT CAATATGGTGTGGGTTTATTACCAAAAGAGAAAG GAACCCAAGTTATGGATTGTTCAGGCAAAACATGCAGTAAACCAACAGCATCCAGCAAAACT GTGGATGACCAAGATGGGGATGACGATTAG